One genomic segment of Styela clava chromosome 3, kaStyClav1.hap1.2, whole genome shotgun sequence includes these proteins:
- the LOC120342308 gene encoding uncharacterized protein LOC120342308, with protein sequence MPKFYNSFEECLGIGGDSKKVCLQIGAPGAHSMRNVAKMMKEATIKHFDESNPRNEEILQYGCCSGNYELKQELAKYLSESYRNPVKSEDIFVHNGASQGLSNLLYYYFQRGETLFVEDPSYWNLICDLKNKNTMFSTKTIGIGMDINGLNLDELENHLKDMKGPEPNDRYPYRAALYLIPVYQNPTGYVYSDERCKEIIQLARKYDLMVISDDVYNLLTYSSPDCDDPILAKPPTRLFWHDNKDDEDYKESVVTLSSFSKFLAPGLRVGWFEMPRRMFRIFETYFLSDSGSGWNEYTSGILASAFKLGLIQDHVKKTRVHYRKLIHELNKMITDRLSAFGVTCNYPTGGEFLWIALPRHLSADVLLEKCKEEITFIPGSRCSISQSHLNYLRVCYAFYDDDVLIPAVGKLCDYIKKYIEESE encoded by the exons ATGCCAAAGTTTTATAATTCATTCGAAGAGTGTCTTGGTATTGGAGGCGACAGCAAAAAGGTCTGTCTGCAGATTGGAGCACCAGGTGCCCATTCTATGCGGAATGTTGCGAAAATGATGAAG GAAGCCACGATAAAACATTTTGACGAATCAAACCCAAGAAATgaagaaatattacaatatggTTGCTGTTCTGGAAATTATGAACTGAAGCAAGAATTGGCAAAATATCTCTCGGAAAGTTATAGAAATCCCGTGAAAAG TGAAGATATATTTGTCCATAACGGAGCAAGCCAAGGATTGTCGAAccttttgtattattattttcaaagagGAGAAACGTTATTTGTCGAGGATCCGTCATACTGGAATCTAATATGTGATTTGAAGaacaaaaacacgatgttttcT ACGAAAACCATCGGTATTGGAATGGACATAAATGGATTAAATTTGGATGAGTTGGAAAACCACTTGAAAGATATGAAAGGACCAGAACCTAACGATAGATATCCTTACCGTGCTGCTTTATATTTAATTCCTGTTTACCAGAATCCCACTGGATATGTCTATTCAGACG AAAGATGCAAAGAAATAATCCAACTGGCAAGGAAATATGATTTGATGGTTATTTCTGATGACGTGTATAATCTTCTGACGTATTCATCCCCTGATTGTGACGATCCAATTTTAGCAAAACCCCCCACAAGGTTGTTCTGGCATGATAATAAAGACGATGAAGATTATAAAG aaagtgTGGTCACACTATCCTCATTCTCAAAGTTTTTGGCACCCGGTCTTCGTGTTGGTTGGTTCGAAATGCCACGAAGAATGTTTCGCATTtttgaaacatactttctcagTGATAGTGGAAGTGGATGGAACGAATATACCAGTGGAATACTTGCTTCAGCTTTTAAACTTGGACTAATACAAGATCACGTCAAAAAGACCAGAGTTCATTATCGG AAGCTTATTCACGAGTTGAATAAAATGATCACTGATCGTTTATCTGCTTTTGGCGTAACTTGCAATTATCCAACTGGAGGGGAATTTTTATGGATTGCTTTGCCACGGCATTTGTCAGCCGATGTTCTACTCGAAAAATGTAAAGAAGAAATTACATTCATACCTGGAAGCAG ATGTTCAATATCGCAATCGCATCTCAATTATCTTCGAGTCTGCTACGCTTTTTACGATGATGACGTTCTAATTCCAGCAGTTGGAAAATTGTGCGACTACATCAAGAAATACATTGAAGAATCCGAGTGA
- the LOC120342019 gene encoding lactadherin-like, which yields MKSVLTLAVLVVAISRGFCDIPNVYEFCNALMSGERTSCDRATCQGRPGKRGAEGPRGLRGPKGEIGPIGSTEEFEVKIRQLSDAIKVISSTMLSTKIFNLCAMGMKSRAIPDSAISVSSEWIPEYHGRHGRLDETTNASYGVWHSRSNNGEWFQVDFGVPKSVSGVITQGRPTCCNQWVKTYKVLIGNSTDQLQPITENVRDKIFTGNTRDGKEKVTNIFPAPVTGRYIRIYPQTWNRHAVMRLEFIRGECFHLY from the exons ATGAAGTCAGTTCTAACATTAGCCGTGCTTGTTGTCGCCATATCACGGGGATTTTGCGACATCCCTAATGTTTACGAGTTCTGCAATGCGTTAATGTCGGGCGAAAGGACATCGTGCGACAGAGCTACGTGCCAAGGAAGACCCGGTAAAAGAGGAGCTGAGGGCCCACGAGGTTTGAGAGGCCCCAAAGGAGAGATCGGTCCCATTGGTTCAACGGAAGAATTTGAAGTAAAAATTCGGCAACTAAGTG ATGCAATCAAAGTTATTTCGTCAACTATGTTATCAACAAAAATTT ttaattTGTGTGCAATGGGCATGAAATCACGTGCTATACCCGACTCCGCCATTAGCGTTTCCTCTGAATGGATTCCAGAATACCATGGAAGGCATGGAAGGTTGGACGAAACGACTAATGCATCATATGGCGTTTGGCATTCAAGATCAA ATAATGGTGAATGGTTTCAAGTCGATTTTGGGGTTCCGAAATCCGTATCTGGAGTCATTACACAAGGAAGACCAACATGCTGCAACCAGTGGGTGAAAACTTACAAAGTGTTGATTGGAAATTCAACTGACCAGTTACAACCTATCACGGAGAACGTACGGGACAAG ATATTCACAGGAAATACAAGAGACGGAAAAGAAAAAGTTACAAATATATTTCCAGCACCGGTAACAGGTCGTTATATCAGAATCTATCCACAAACATGGAATAGACATGCCGTTATGAGACTTGAATTTATCCGTggagaatgttttcatttgtACTGA
- the LOC120342362 gene encoding N-acetyltransferase 9-like protein, protein MRINVDTVILGDKVILIPYEDIHVEKYHSWMQSQEIQTLTASEPLTIEAEYEMQKSWREDDDKLTFIIADKQMWDDYVFEPNKSSQDATSSNRLTPVEDHIKIDQASQREIQCIIGDVNLFLNCDPGKKSAEIEIMIAESNARKRGFATEALRLMIAYALHYLNITNFIAKIGCDNIPSIKLFKEKFGFSEISRSEVFKEITLSKRIDPEYTSNGKNIENFHIQKFSNLLFSYKKFRVK, encoded by the exons ATGCGGATTAATGTAGACACCGTGATTTTAGGAGATAAAGTGATATTGATACCTTATGAAGATATTCATGTTGAAAAATATCATTCCTGGATGCAGTCTCAGGAAATTCAAACTTTAACAGCTTCAGAACCATTAACAATCGAGGCGGAATATGAAATGCAAAAATCATGGAGAGAGGATGATGATAAATTAACCTTTATTATTGCTGATAAGCAAATGTGGGATGATTATG TTTTTGAACCAAACAAATCATCACAAGATGCAACCAGTTCAAACCGGTTAACACCAGTTGAAGATCATATAAAGATAGACCAAGCCTCACAAAGAGAAATACAGTGCATTATAGGAGATGTCAACTTATTTTTGAACTGTGATCCTGGAAAAAAATCAGCAGAAATAGAAATAATGATTGCTGAATCAAATGCAAGAAAAAGGGGATTTGCAACAGAAGCTTTACGACTCATGATAGCTTATGCCCTTCACTATTTGAATATTACTAATTTCATTGCCAAAATTGGTTGCGATAATATCCCAAGTATAAAGTTATTCAAAGAGAAATTCGGTTTCTCAGAAATTTCTCGAAGTGAAGTATTCAAAGAAATAACCCTAAGTAAAAGGATTGATCCAGAATACACATCAAAtggtaaaaatattgaaaattttcatattcagaaattttccaatttacTCTTTAGTTATAAGAAATTCAGAGTGAAATAA
- the LOC120342854 gene encoding lactadherin-like isoform X2, which produces MSNGQQAPCDRTTCSGRPGKRGQEGLRGLKGEKGEVGQTGTPGELVTKVAHLENLYCGMGMKSREIPDSAISVSSSYSKHQGRYARLDEQPSEIPISYGVWHPIYNRVGEWIQIDLGKMRSVAGVITQGRPNCPCEQWVTSYKVKYGNSTNKYVTITENGRDKIFPANTDMDTKVANLFQTPVVARYIRIYPQTGHNFMVMRLELIRGECSDLY; this is translated from the exons ATGTCCAATGGGCAGCAGGCACCGTGCGATAGAACGACATGTTCCGGACGGCCCGGAAAGCGCGGACAGGAAGGATTGAGGGGTCTTAAGGGTGAAAAGGGTGAGGTTGGACAAACTGGAACACCAGGTGAACTGGTGACAAAAGTAGCTCACTTGGAAA ATCTTTATTGTGGAATGGGAATGAAGTCACGTGAAATTCCCGATTCTGCGATATCTGTTTCTTCGTCGTATTCAAAGCATCAAGGTCGATATGCGCGATTGGACGAGCAACCATCAGAAATTCCTATTTCATATGGCGTTTGGCATCCAATATATA ATCGGGTTGGAGAATGGATTCAGATAGACTTGGGTAAAATGAGATCAGTGGCTGGAGTAATCACACAAGGACGACCTAACTGCCCATGTGAACAGTGGGTGACGTCATACAAAGTAAAATACGGAAATTCTACAAACAAATACGTCACCATCACCGAGAACGGCCGTGACAAG ATCTTCCCAGCAAACACGGACATGGATACCAAAGTGGCGAACCTATTTCAAACACCAGTGGTCGCCCGCTATATCCGAATCTATCCACAGACCGGCCACAACTTCATGGTGATGAGACTCGAGCTGATTCGTGGAGAATGTTCGGATTTATATTGA
- the LOC120342854 gene encoding lactadherin-like isoform X1 has protein sequence MSNGQQAPCDRTTCSGRPGKRGQEGLRGLKGEKGEVGQTGTPGELVTKVAHLEKLLEMIMAGTQKDLYCGMGMKSREIPDSAISVSSSYSKHQGRYARLDEQPSEIPISYGVWHPIYNRVGEWIQIDLGKMRSVAGVITQGRPNCPCEQWVTSYKVKYGNSTNKYVTITENGRDKIFPANTDMDTKVANLFQTPVVARYIRIYPQTGHNFMVMRLELIRGECSDLY, from the exons ATGTCCAATGGGCAGCAGGCACCGTGCGATAGAACGACATGTTCCGGACGGCCCGGAAAGCGCGGACAGGAAGGATTGAGGGGTCTTAAGGGTGAAAAGGGTGAGGTTGGACAAACTGGAACACCAGGTGAACTGGTGACAAAAGTAGCTCACTTGGAAA aATTGCTGGAGATGATAATGGCCGGAACGCAAAAAG ATCTTTATTGTGGAATGGGAATGAAGTCACGTGAAATTCCCGATTCTGCGATATCTGTTTCTTCGTCGTATTCAAAGCATCAAGGTCGATATGCGCGATTGGACGAGCAACCATCAGAAATTCCTATTTCATATGGCGTTTGGCATCCAATATATA ATCGGGTTGGAGAATGGATTCAGATAGACTTGGGTAAAATGAGATCAGTGGCTGGAGTAATCACACAAGGACGACCTAACTGCCCATGTGAACAGTGGGTGACGTCATACAAAGTAAAATACGGAAATTCTACAAACAAATACGTCACCATCACCGAGAACGGCCGTGACAAG ATCTTCCCAGCAAACACGGACATGGATACCAAAGTGGCGAACCTATTTCAAACACCAGTGGTCGCCCGCTATATCCGAATCTATCCACAGACCGGCCACAACTTCATGGTGATGAGACTCGAGCTGATTCGTGGAGAATGTTCGGATTTATATTGA